In Gallus gallus isolate bGalGal1 chromosome 6, bGalGal1.mat.broiler.GRCg7b, whole genome shotgun sequence, a single genomic region encodes these proteins:
- the OPNVA gene encoding vertebrate ancient opsin isoform 2 (isoform 2 is encoded by transcript variant 2) encodes MDVFRALGNESLLSNSSGPARWDPFHHPLDSIQPWHFRLVAAVMFVVTSLSLAENLAVILVTFKFKQLRQPVNYVIVNLSVADFLVSLTGGTISFLANLKGYFYMGHWACVLEGFAVTFFGIVALWSLALLAFERYIVICRPVGNMRLRGKHAAQGIAFVWTFSFIWTIPPTMGWSSYTTSKIGTTCEPNWYSGAYNDRSYIIAFFTTCFIVPLLVILVSYGKLLQKLRKVSNTQGRLRTARKPERQVTRMVVVMIIAFLICWMPYAVFSILATAYPSIELDPHLAAIPAFFSKTATVYNPIIYVFMNKQVLYVLKVSSISIV; translated from the exons ATGGATGTATTCAGAGCACTTGGAAATGAGTCGCTGTTGTCGAACTCCTCTGGTCCTGCTCGATGGGATCCCTTCCACCATCCCTTGGACTCCATCCAGCCCTGGCACTTCAGGCTTGTGGCAGCAGTAATGTTCGTGGTGACCTCCCTGTCTCTTGCGGAGAACCTGGCTGTGATCCTGGTAACTTTTAAGTTCAAGCAGCTGAGACAACCTGTCAATTATGTTATAGTGAATTTATCTGTGGCTGATTTCCTGGTCTCTTTGACTGGTGGCACCATCAGCTTTTTAGCCAACCTAAAAGGCTATTTCtatatggggcactgggcttgTGTACTGGAAGGATTTGCTGTCACGTTTTTTG GCATTGTGGCTCTCTGGTCTCTTGCTCTTTTGGCTTTTGAGCGGTACATTGTGATCTGCCGCCCAGTGGGAAATATGCGCTTGAGAGGGAAGCATGCTGCCCAAGGTATTGCTTTTGTGTGGaccttttccttcatttggaCCATTCCACCAACCATGGGTTGGAGCAGCTACACCACCAGTAAGATTGGAACTACTTGTGAGCCTAATTG GTATTCAGGAGCTTATAATGATCGTTCCTACATTATTGCATTCTTCACCACCTGTTTTATAGTGCCTTTATTGGTAATTCTGGTGTCGTATGGgaaactgctgcagaagctAAGAAAG GTGTCAAATACACAAGGCAGGTTGAGAACTGCCAGGAAACCTGAAAGACAAGTGACTAGAATGGTGGTTGTTATGATCATTGCTTTTCTAATCTGCTGGATGCCATATGCCGTCTTTTCTATCCTAGCCACTGCATACCCTTCCATTGAACTGGATCCTCACCTGGCAGCAATTCcagctttcttttccaaaacagcTACTGTTTATAATccaattatttatgtttttatgaaCAAACAGGTACTGTATGTTCTCAAAGTGTCTTCCATATCCATAGTTTag
- the OPNVA gene encoding vertebrate ancient opsin isoform 1 (isoform 1 is encoded by transcript variant 1) — protein MDVFRALGNESLLSNSSGPARWDPFHHPLDSIQPWHFRLVAAVMFVVTSLSLAENLAVILVTFKFKQLRQPVNYVIVNLSVADFLVSLTGGTISFLANLKGYFYMGHWACVLEGFAVTFFGIVALWSLALLAFERYIVICRPVGNMRLRGKHAAQGIAFVWTFSFIWTIPPTMGWSSYTTSKIGTTCEPNWYSGAYNDRSYIIAFFTTCFIVPLLVILVSYGKLLQKLRKVSNTQGRLRTARKPERQVTRMVVVMIIAFLICWMPYAVFSILATAYPSIELDPHLAAIPAFFSKTATVYNPIIYVFMNKQFRMCLIQMFKCSAIETAESNMNPTSERATLTQDKRDSQLSVMAVRSTIS, from the exons ATGGATGTATTCAGAGCACTTGGAAATGAGTCGCTGTTGTCGAACTCCTCTGGTCCTGCTCGATGGGATCCCTTCCACCATCCCTTGGACTCCATCCAGCCCTGGCACTTCAGGCTTGTGGCAGCAGTAATGTTCGTGGTGACCTCCCTGTCTCTTGCGGAGAACCTGGCTGTGATCCTGGTAACTTTTAAGTTCAAGCAGCTGAGACAACCTGTCAATTATGTTATAGTGAATTTATCTGTGGCTGATTTCCTGGTCTCTTTGACTGGTGGCACCATCAGCTTTTTAGCCAACCTAAAAGGCTATTTCtatatggggcactgggcttgTGTACTGGAAGGATTTGCTGTCACGTTTTTTG GCATTGTGGCTCTCTGGTCTCTTGCTCTTTTGGCTTTTGAGCGGTACATTGTGATCTGCCGCCCAGTGGGAAATATGCGCTTGAGAGGGAAGCATGCTGCCCAAGGTATTGCTTTTGTGTGGaccttttccttcatttggaCCATTCCACCAACCATGGGTTGGAGCAGCTACACCACCAGTAAGATTGGAACTACTTGTGAGCCTAATTG GTATTCAGGAGCTTATAATGATCGTTCCTACATTATTGCATTCTTCACCACCTGTTTTATAGTGCCTTTATTGGTAATTCTGGTGTCGTATGGgaaactgctgcagaagctAAGAAAG GTGTCAAATACACAAGGCAGGTTGAGAACTGCCAGGAAACCTGAAAGACAAGTGACTAGAATGGTGGTTGTTATGATCATTGCTTTTCTAATCTGCTGGATGCCATATGCCGTCTTTTCTATCCTAGCCACTGCATACCCTTCCATTGAACTGGATCCTCACCTGGCAGCAATTCcagctttcttttccaaaacagcTACTGTTTATAATccaattatttatgtttttatgaaCAAACAG TTCAGGATGTGTCTGATTCAGATGTTCAAGTGTAGTGCCATAGAGACTGCGGAGTCCAACATGAACCCAACTTCAGAGAGAGCAACACTCACCCAAGACAAAAGAGACAGTCAGTTGTCTGTCATGGCAGTACGAAGCACCATTTCTTAG
- the NKX6-2 gene encoding homeobox protein Nkx-6.2 isoform X1, giving the protein MLAVGQMDANRQSAFVLGSTPLAALHNMAEMKSSLFPYALQNPSSFKAPALGGLNTQLPLGTPHGISDILGRPVGAAGNLLGGLPRINGLAASAGVYFGPAAVSRYPKPLAELPGRPPIFWPGVVQGSPWRDPRLTCPAQTGMVLDKDGKKKHSRPTFSGQQIFALEKTFEQTKYLAGPERARLAYSLGMTESQVKVWFQNRRTKWRKRHAAEMASAKKKHDSETEKLKESSDNEDDDEYNKPLDPNSDDEKITRLLKKHKSTNLALVSPCSTSSDTL; this is encoded by the exons ATGTTAGCGGTGGGGCAGATGGATGCTAACCGGCAGAGTGCGTTCGTGCTGGGCAGCACGCCGCTGGCCGCGCTGCACAACATGGCCGAGATGAAGAGCTCTCTCTTCCCCTACGCCCTGCAGAACCCCTCCAGCTTCAAGGCGCCGGCCCTGGGCGGCCTCAACACGCAGTTGCCCCTGGGGACGCCGCACGGCATCAGCGACATCCTGGGGCGGCCCGTGGGCGCCGCCGGCAACCTGCTGGGCGGGCTGCCCCGCATCAACGGCCTGGCCGCCTCGGCCGGCGTGTACTTCGGCCCCGCCGCCGTATCCCGGTACCCGAAGCCGCTGGCGGAGCTGCCGGGGCGGCCGCCTATCTTCTGGCCGGGAGTGGTACAGGGCTCTCCGTGGCGGGACCCGCGCCTCACCTGTCCCG CTCAGACGGGGATGGTTTTGGACAAGGACGGGAAGAAGAAGCACTCGCGCCCGACTTTCTCGGGGCAGCAGATTTTTGCTTTGGAGAAAACCTTCGAGCAGACGAAGTACCTGGCAGGGCCCGAGCGAGCGCGGCTTGCCTATTCGCTGGGGATGACAGAGAGCCAGGTGAAG GTGTGGTTCCAGAACAGACGGACCAAATGGCGGAAGCGGCACGCGGCTGAGATGGCCTCGGCGAAGAAGAAGCACGACTCGGAGAcggagaagctgaaggagagcTCGGACAATGAGGATGATGACGAATACAACAAACCCCTGGACCCCAACTCAGATGACGAGAAAATCACGAGGCTATTGAAAAAGCACAAATCCACGAACCTCGCCCTCGTCagcccctgcagcaccagctcgGACACGTTGTGA
- the OPNVA gene encoding vertebrate ancient opsin isoform X1 yields the protein MPCLWLPPLSFASSCDSFSWLCFASMQNILKYSKRENQSSPGIVALWSLALLAFERYIVICRPVGNMRLRGKHAAQGIAFVWTFSFIWTIPPTMGWSSYTTSKIGTTCEPNWYSGAYNDRSYIIAFFTTCFIVPLLVILVSYGKLLQKLRKVSNTQGRLRTARKPERQVTRMVVVMIIAFLICWMPYAVFSILATAYPSIELDPHLAAIPAFFSKTATVYNPIIYVFMNKQFRMCLIQMFKCSAIETAESNMNPTSERATLTQDKRDSQLSVMAVRSTIS from the exons ATGCCATGCCTGTGGTTGCCACCCCTCTCATTTGCTTCTTCCTGTGATTCTTTctcttggctttgttttgcaagTATGCAAAACATATTGAAGTACTCTAAAAGGGAAAATCAATCATCACCAG GCATTGTGGCTCTCTGGTCTCTTGCTCTTTTGGCTTTTGAGCGGTACATTGTGATCTGCCGCCCAGTGGGAAATATGCGCTTGAGAGGGAAGCATGCTGCCCAAGGTATTGCTTTTGTGTGGaccttttccttcatttggaCCATTCCACCAACCATGGGTTGGAGCAGCTACACCACCAGTAAGATTGGAACTACTTGTGAGCCTAATTG GTATTCAGGAGCTTATAATGATCGTTCCTACATTATTGCATTCTTCACCACCTGTTTTATAGTGCCTTTATTGGTAATTCTGGTGTCGTATGGgaaactgctgcagaagctAAGAAAG GTGTCAAATACACAAGGCAGGTTGAGAACTGCCAGGAAACCTGAAAGACAAGTGACTAGAATGGTGGTTGTTATGATCATTGCTTTTCTAATCTGCTGGATGCCATATGCCGTCTTTTCTATCCTAGCCACTGCATACCCTTCCATTGAACTGGATCCTCACCTGGCAGCAATTCcagctttcttttccaaaacagcTACTGTTTATAATccaattatttatgtttttatgaaCAAACAG TTCAGGATGTGTCTGATTCAGATGTTCAAGTGTAGTGCCATAGAGACTGCGGAGTCCAACATGAACCCAACTTCAGAGAGAGCAACACTCACCCAAGACAAAAGAGACAGTCAGTTGTCTGTCATGGCAGTACGAAGCACCATTTCTTAG